The genomic interval GATGTTTATCAGGCAATTGGATATAATCCAGCAGGGGAGCATAATAAGCCGAAGAGCCTCCGATTCGCAAAGGCGGCAATTGCGGTTGCATAAATTCAAACAAGCGTTCGGCCGTCTGAATCGGCAAGTGGGGTGTCAGGGGTTCAGAGTCGGGTAATTTCCAGTCCACCCCTTCGATTTGGCTGATGTTGAAGACGTTGTAATAACGCAACAAAGGAATACGCTCCAGCAAGGGCTTTTGCGCAGGCGTGGGATTGGGAATGGATTTTTGGGTCAGCGGGTCAATGTAGAGCCAATTCCAATACACCACAGGCAGGGACTTACTGTTCTTTTTGACCTTGCCGCCCAATTCTTTGGCCTGTTGGAAGGTCAGGAAATAGGGTTTGGGGAAGTTAAACAGATTGAGCAAGAAGCAGTTAATGCCTCGATAAGCCTTTTGGCTCAAGTAATTTTTGGGCAGTTCCGCTCGCCAAGGCATTTGCCATGGTGCCACGCCCTGTTCCAGTCGTTCAATGATGAGTTCGTTTACTCTTTGGTAAACATCACTCGTAGGCTTGTTTTTGGAGTTCATCTTGAAATTTGAGTTTTGTTTCAAGAGCTCTTTTATACAAGCCTATCATGGTTTCTGTGTGAGGGGGGTATCAATGCTTGACAATGCTATCATCATTGCCTTATTCGATTTAATCGCTGCCTATTT from Flexibacter flexilis DSM 6793 carries:
- a CDS encoding ArdC family protein, with product MNSKNKPTSDVYQRVNELIIERLEQGVAPWQMPWRAELPKNYLSQKAYRGINCFLLNLFNFPKPYFLTFQQAKELGGKVKKNSKSLPVVYWNWLYIDPLTQKSIPNPTPAQKPLLERIPLLRYYNVFNISQIEGVDWKLPDSEPLTPHLPIQTAERLFEFMQPQLPPLRIGGSSAYYAPLLDYIQLPDKHRFIGSEEYYATLFHECIHATGHASRLNRKEVVEASSFGSYSYGVEELTAEMGASF